Proteins from a single region of Tautonia marina:
- a CDS encoding TPR end-of-group domain-containing protein, with the protein MSGVKLDPTIRRLREAEGFLELGMPSHALEILQSRPDWATMQFEASYLTGEALRELGRYRDALDPLETAARLRPGNLMVAVALGWCYKRTHRLAQAIDALTLARRSNPDEPLLPYNLACYWSLAGNLERCLQELEAALKLQPALRSLIADESDFDSVRDNPAFRCLAEGLSTNR; encoded by the coding sequence ATGTCTGGCGTGAAACTCGACCCGACCATCCGTCGGCTCCGTGAGGCCGAGGGCTTCCTCGAACTCGGCATGCCTTCCCATGCGCTTGAGATCCTCCAGTCGAGGCCCGACTGGGCGACCATGCAGTTTGAGGCCAGCTATCTGACCGGCGAGGCCCTCCGAGAGCTGGGACGCTACCGAGACGCCCTCGATCCCCTCGAAACCGCTGCCCGCCTTCGGCCCGGCAACCTGATGGTGGCCGTTGCCCTTGGCTGGTGCTACAAACGCACCCACCGCCTGGCCCAGGCGATCGACGCCCTGACCCTCGCTCGTCGATCGAATCCCGACGAGCCGTTGCTCCCCTATAACCTCGCCTGCTACTGGAGCCTTGCCGGCAACCTGGAGCGTTGTCTCCAGGAACTGGAGGCCGCCCTGAAACTCCAGCCTGCGCTCCGGTCCCTGATCGCCGACGAATCCGACTTCGACTCGGTCCGAGACAACCCGGCCTTCCGTTGCCTGGCCGAGGGCCTCTCAACCAATCGGTGA
- a CDS encoding type II toxin-antitoxin system VapC family toxin: MTTRFADTFFFLAIGNPRDAAHERSLAILANEPGPLLTTAWVLTELADALAAPGNRQAFLRLMERIRKNPSVEIVPPSPELFDRGLDLYARRPDKSWSLTDCISFVVMADRGLTEALTGDHHFEQAGFRAIFRSPT; this comes from the coding sequence ATGACGACTCGCTTTGCCGACACGTTCTTCTTCCTGGCGATCGGGAACCCCAGGGATGCGGCCCATGAGCGCTCCCTGGCAATCCTCGCGAACGAACCCGGACCACTCCTCACGACCGCGTGGGTTCTGACCGAACTTGCCGACGCACTGGCCGCGCCGGGAAACCGACAGGCGTTTCTCCGCTTGATGGAACGTATCCGGAAGAATCCGTCTGTCGAAATCGTCCCACCCAGCCCCGAACTCTTCGACCGCGGCCTCGACCTCTACGCCCGTCGCCCCGACAAATCCTGGAGCCTGACTGACTGCATTTCCTTCGTCGTCATGGCCGATCGCGGCCTGACCGAGGCCCTCACCGGCGACCACCACTTCGAGCAGGCCGGCTTCCGGGCGATCTTCCGATCCCCGACCTGA
- a CDS encoding Gfo/Idh/MocA family protein translates to MRNREHFAPNRRQFLGGLAGLGLASAFPSVVPARAFGAADRVRVGFIGVRNQGSNNLKALLGRADAEVAALCDVDSEVLARASALVAERAGSTVPTFSDYRELLDRPDIDAVLITTPDHWHALPTIDACKAGKDVYCEKPLSLTVAEGRAMTSAARSHDRVVQTGSQQRSSSEFRRAAEAVRNGRIGTIRQIVVGLPGVNFEGPPVPDTKPPAELDYDFWLGPAPFRPFNPKQVHYNFRFFWPYSGGQMTNWGAHHLDIVQWALGRDESGPVRVDPVSVSYHPEAWYEVPTTSEVVYTYDDGVQVRCRQGLGDPNGIRFEGSDGSIFVARGKLEADPQEILDEPAGSDAIRLEVSRNHFENWITCIKDRNRPICDVEIGHRSATVCHLGNIAARLGRPIPWDPVRETIDDDDEAAAMLSRPYRAPWALTG, encoded by the coding sequence ATGAGAAACCGGGAACACTTTGCTCCGAATCGTCGCCAATTTCTGGGAGGTCTTGCCGGCCTCGGCCTCGCGTCCGCCTTTCCGAGTGTTGTCCCGGCGCGGGCCTTCGGCGCCGCCGACCGGGTTCGGGTCGGCTTCATCGGCGTCCGCAATCAAGGGTCGAATAATCTGAAAGCCTTGCTCGGCCGCGCCGACGCCGAGGTCGCCGCCCTCTGCGATGTCGATTCCGAGGTCCTTGCCAGAGCGTCGGCCCTGGTGGCTGAGCGGGCCGGTTCGACCGTCCCCACCTTCTCCGACTATCGAGAACTGCTCGATCGACCCGACATCGACGCCGTCCTGATCACCACCCCCGACCACTGGCACGCCCTGCCGACCATCGACGCCTGCAAGGCCGGCAAGGATGTCTACTGCGAAAAGCCCCTCTCGCTCACCGTCGCCGAGGGTCGAGCCATGACCTCGGCCGCCCGGTCGCACGATCGCGTTGTTCAGACCGGCAGCCAGCAACGCTCCAGCTCCGAGTTCCGCCGCGCGGCCGAAGCCGTTCGCAACGGTCGAATCGGCACCATCCGCCAGATCGTCGTCGGGCTTCCCGGGGTCAATTTCGAAGGCCCCCCCGTGCCCGACACCAAACCCCCGGCCGAACTGGATTACGACTTCTGGCTCGGCCCCGCGCCGTTCCGTCCGTTCAATCCGAAGCAGGTCCATTACAACTTCCGCTTCTTCTGGCCCTATTCCGGCGGTCAGATGACCAACTGGGGAGCCCACCACCTCGACATCGTCCAGTGGGCCCTCGGACGAGACGAGTCCGGCCCGGTCCGGGTCGATCCCGTCTCGGTGTCGTATCATCCCGAGGCCTGGTACGAGGTGCCGACCACCAGCGAGGTCGTCTACACCTACGATGACGGTGTTCAGGTTCGCTGCCGGCAAGGGCTCGGCGACCCGAACGGCATCCGGTTCGAAGGCTCCGACGGGTCGATTTTCGTGGCCCGAGGCAAACTGGAAGCCGATCCCCAGGAAATCCTCGACGAGCCTGCCGGCTCCGACGCGATCCGCCTGGAAGTCAGCCGCAACCACTTCGAAAACTGGATCACCTGCATCAAGGACCGCAATCGGCCGATCTGCGATGTCGAGATCGGCCACCGCTCGGCGACCGTCTGCCACCTGGGCAACATCGCCGCTCGACTCGGCCGACCGATCCCCTGGGACCCGGTCCGCGAGACGATCGACGACGACGACGAGGCCGCCGCCATGCTCTCCCGCCCCTATCGAGCCCCCTGGGCCTTGACGGGGTAG
- a CDS encoding ADP-ribosylglycohydrolase family protein, translating to MPLSTFLDRARGTLLGLAVGDALGAPLEGLSPQQIRAHYGTVVDYVDGAQAWKRKPFRWRLPGLYTDDTQQALALTETLLARRAVDPDMLAALYLDLANPRNGYAGAHRGVGRSFRFVLEQLDQGRPPLECGQDSAGIGAAMRIAPAAIAFPDDPDGLFDAVMTASLITHRDIRSLSGAIAVASAVRRLLTLEPRSASLLFRVAGDVAAAETRIAQQFGHVVASINDHGRSLSRAIANVESLLDLPRPEALAALVEEANAHGARPVCKRPTMGFPPACIPTCFYLLLTTESLEEALIDVVNLGGDADSAGAILGALAGASYGLDAIPDRWLHGLRNRNGIDLRAQALALGSTEGLDIPDLVSTERHLSDEESLSRDKLMPPNQHGGMNIRPPR from the coding sequence ATGCCGCTGTCGACCTTTCTGGACCGGGCCCGAGGAACCTTGCTCGGCCTGGCCGTCGGCGACGCCCTGGGGGCACCGCTTGAGGGGCTCAGCCCCCAGCAGATCCGCGCCCACTACGGCACGGTCGTCGATTACGTCGATGGCGCCCAGGCCTGGAAACGCAAGCCCTTCCGTTGGCGCCTTCCGGGCCTCTACACCGACGACACCCAGCAGGCCCTCGCCCTGACCGAAACCCTGCTCGCCCGACGCGCGGTCGATCCTGACATGCTCGCGGCCCTCTACCTCGACCTGGCCAACCCCCGCAACGGCTACGCCGGGGCCCACCGAGGCGTCGGCCGCAGCTTCCGCTTCGTCCTCGAACAGCTCGATCAGGGACGCCCCCCGCTCGAATGCGGCCAGGACTCCGCCGGCATCGGCGCGGCCATGCGGATCGCTCCTGCCGCCATCGCCTTCCCCGACGATCCCGACGGCCTCTTTGACGCCGTCATGACCGCCAGCCTCATCACCCACCGCGACATCCGAAGCCTCTCCGGCGCCATCGCCGTCGCTTCGGCCGTTCGCCGCCTGCTCACCCTCGAACCCCGATCCGCCAGCCTCCTGTTCCGCGTTGCCGGCGACGTGGCCGCCGCCGAAACCCGAATCGCCCAGCAATTCGGTCACGTCGTCGCCTCGATCAACGACCACGGCCGCAGCCTCTCCCGGGCCATCGCCAACGTCGAGTCCTTGCTCGACTTGCCCCGCCCCGAGGCCCTTGCCGCGCTGGTCGAGGAGGCCAATGCCCACGGCGCCCGCCCCGTCTGCAAACGGCCGACGATGGGCTTTCCCCCGGCCTGCATCCCCACCTGCTTCTACCTCCTGCTCACCACCGAGTCTCTGGAAGAAGCCCTGATCGACGTGGTGAACCTCGGTGGCGATGCCGACTCGGCCGGAGCCATCCTCGGCGCTCTGGCCGGCGCCTCCTATGGCCTCGACGCCATTCCCGACCGTTGGCTTCACGGTCTCCGCAATCGCAACGGGATCGACCTCCGCGCCCAGGCCCTTGCACTCGGCTCGACCGAAGGTCTCGACATCCCCGACCTCGTCTCCACCGAACGGCACCTCAGCGACGAGGAAAGCCTCAGCCGCGATAAGCTCATGCCGCCCAACCAGCACGGAGGCATGAACATTCGCCCCCCTCGCTGA
- a CDS encoding 3-keto-disaccharide hydrolase yields MTSIAPSMGFAWLITLALLGAEDKASRPQAEPGRELFDGQSLDGWERFGGQNEGAWKVEDGCIVVDGERGGWIGTPRDYADFVLRLEFRIATPGSNSGVYLRAPADTSHISRTGMEIQILDDDHPRYATIQPWQRTGSIYHVAAAEPGHLKPTGEWNTMEVRAEGPHVVIRLNGETIVDDQIDQHPDLDEEHPGLKREAGRIGLQCHNGRVEFRDIRVEDLSSE; encoded by the coding sequence ATGACCTCCATTGCCCCCTCGATGGGATTCGCCTGGCTGATCACCCTGGCCCTGCTGGGAGCCGAAGACAAGGCATCACGGCCCCAGGCCGAACCCGGCCGGGAACTGTTTGACGGGCAGTCGCTCGACGGCTGGGAGCGGTTCGGCGGCCAGAACGAAGGGGCCTGGAAGGTCGAAGACGGGTGCATCGTCGTCGATGGCGAGCGCGGCGGTTGGATCGGGACGCCCCGCGATTACGCCGATTTCGTGTTGCGGCTGGAGTTTCGGATCGCCACGCCGGGGAGCAACTCGGGAGTGTATTTGCGGGCACCGGCCGACACGTCGCACATTTCCCGGACGGGGATGGAGATTCAGATCCTCGACGACGACCACCCGCGCTACGCGACGATCCAGCCGTGGCAGCGGACCGGGTCGATTTACCACGTGGCGGCGGCCGAACCGGGCCACCTGAAGCCGACCGGGGAATGGAACACGATGGAAGTTCGGGCCGAAGGCCCTCATGTGGTGATTCGGTTGAACGGCGAGACGATCGTGGATGATCAGATCGACCAGCATCCGGACCTGGACGAGGAGCATCCGGGATTGAAGCGCGAGGCTGGGCGGATTGGCCTTCAGTGCCACAACGGGCGGGTCGAGTTCCGTGACATTCGGGTCGAGGACCTGTCGAGCGAGTGA
- a CDS encoding 3-keto-disaccharide hydrolase, which yields MRSTIGMGALAVSLACAAPGFAQYADLGDLKIARPEDLQHVESTPPPEGAIILFDGSNLDQWVQIDGQPPAWLLVEGGAMQAPARGGDFGLKTRRTFDGHYRLHVEFRVPYQPELAGQARGNSGVYNQGRYEVQVLDSYGIAEPRSNDCGAIYEVAPPLVNVCKAPTIWQSYDIDFRAPVFRDGQKVEPARMTVYQNGVLIHDNVPIPVDNTRSGLGGDPSTPGPLHLQDHSDPVQFRNIWLVPLDD from the coding sequence ATGCGGTCGACGATCGGGATGGGAGCCCTGGCCGTCTCTCTGGCCTGCGCCGCGCCAGGATTCGCCCAGTACGCTGACCTCGGCGATCTTAAGATCGCCCGCCCCGAAGACCTTCAGCACGTCGAGTCGACTCCCCCTCCCGAGGGGGCAATCATCCTCTTCGACGGCTCAAACCTCGATCAGTGGGTCCAGATTGACGGGCAGCCGCCTGCCTGGCTTCTGGTCGAAGGCGGCGCCATGCAGGCCCCGGCCCGCGGCGGCGACTTCGGCCTCAAGACCCGCCGGACCTTCGATGGCCACTACCGCCTGCACGTCGAGTTCCGCGTTCCCTACCAGCCCGAGCTGGCCGGCCAGGCCCGCGGCAACAGCGGCGTTTACAACCAGGGACGCTACGAGGTGCAGGTGCTCGACAGCTACGGCATTGCCGAGCCCCGCTCGAACGACTGCGGCGCCATCTACGAGGTTGCCCCTCCCCTGGTCAACGTTTGCAAGGCACCAACCATCTGGCAGTCGTACGACATTGACTTCCGTGCCCCGGTGTTTCGAGACGGCCAGAAGGTCGAACCCGCTCGGATGACCGTTTACCAGAACGGCGTCTTGATTCACGACAATGTCCCGATTCCCGTGGACAACACCCGGTCCGGACTCGGTGGCGACCCCAGTACCCCGGGGCCTCTTCACCTCCAGGACCATTCCGATCCCGTCCAGTTCCGCAACATTTGGCTCGTTCCCCTCGACGATTGA
- a CDS encoding MIP/aquaporin family protein, with translation MKSAIVGEFLGTALLILLGNGVVASVVLLDKQADWIVITTGWGLAVMLGIYLSGRLSGGHINPAVTLALAVRGQLPWPRVPVYWAAQVAGAFAGAMLVYVDYAEAFRAFEAANGLTRGQLVEGRLPDPAAGGAGVFFTAPAFDVTWRSLFSEVLGTAVLLVGVRALSDRRNTHFREYFEPMLVGLLVFAIGLSLGGLTGYAINPARDLGPRLAAALLGWGPAAFQTHDWYFWVPIVGPFVGGIIGVFVYDLLIHPNLPSRDEPTPPGTIVS, from the coding sequence TTGAAATCGGCGATCGTTGGCGAGTTTCTGGGCACAGCGTTGCTGATTTTGCTCGGCAACGGGGTGGTGGCGTCAGTCGTCCTGCTGGACAAGCAGGCGGACTGGATCGTCATCACGACCGGCTGGGGCCTGGCGGTGATGCTGGGGATCTACCTCAGCGGTCGGCTCAGCGGTGGGCACATCAACCCGGCGGTCACGCTGGCGCTGGCGGTTCGAGGGCAATTGCCCTGGCCTCGCGTGCCGGTCTACTGGGCCGCGCAGGTGGCGGGGGCGTTTGCCGGGGCGATGCTCGTCTATGTCGATTACGCCGAAGCGTTTCGGGCGTTTGAGGCGGCCAACGGCCTCACGAGAGGACAGCTGGTCGAAGGCCGCTTGCCCGATCCGGCTGCCGGAGGAGCGGGAGTATTCTTCACCGCGCCGGCCTTTGACGTGACCTGGCGATCGCTGTTCAGCGAGGTGCTGGGAACGGCCGTGCTGCTGGTGGGGGTTCGAGCGCTGTCGGATCGTCGCAATACCCACTTCCGCGAGTACTTCGAGCCGATGCTGGTTGGCTTGCTCGTCTTTGCAATCGGGCTGTCGCTGGGCGGGTTGACCGGATACGCGATCAACCCGGCCCGCGACCTCGGCCCGAGGCTCGCCGCCGCGCTTCTGGGATGGGGACCGGCGGCCTTCCAGACCCACGACTGGTACTTCTGGGTGCCGATTGTCGGCCCGTTCGTCGGGGGGATCATCGGCGTGTTCGTGTACGATCTGCTGATTCATCCGAACCTGCCGAGCCGAGACGAACCGACCCCACCGGGCACGATCGTCAGTTGA
- a CDS encoding LOG family protein, protein MNRRDPNGATPESQDSGLGKGARLQDLDTLRRRHARQGSRAYRQPTEDEELLNHPRPEAPVPLAPEQGQFTHTDPWRVLRIQGEFVMGFNALAEVGAAVAVFGSARIKEGHPWYDAARSLGRKLAETGFAVITGGGPGLMEAANRGASEAEGLSIGCNIELPFEQMGNPYSNLSINFRYFFVRKTMFVKYTEGFVIFPGGFGTLDELFEALTLVQTTKINRFPIILYDSNYWRGMLDWVEQTMLPAGMISPEDLKLLIVTDSLDEVCATLVDCYSKRCGESKKRAEGARLDAESSESPTTAQASSKADGQ, encoded by the coding sequence ATGAATCGACGCGACCCGAACGGAGCGACCCCCGAGTCTCAGGATTCGGGACTCGGCAAGGGGGCTCGCCTGCAAGACCTGGACACCCTGCGCCGCCGACACGCTCGGCAAGGATCGCGGGCCTATCGGCAGCCGACCGAGGACGAGGAGCTGCTGAATCATCCCAGGCCAGAGGCTCCCGTCCCGCTGGCCCCCGAGCAAGGGCAATTCACGCATACCGACCCCTGGCGCGTGCTGCGGATTCAGGGGGAGTTCGTCATGGGATTCAACGCCCTGGCCGAGGTGGGGGCGGCGGTCGCGGTCTTCGGATCGGCGCGGATCAAGGAGGGGCACCCCTGGTACGATGCGGCCCGATCGCTGGGCCGGAAGCTGGCCGAGACCGGCTTTGCCGTGATCACCGGCGGCGGCCCCGGCCTGATGGAAGCGGCCAACCGGGGGGCGTCGGAGGCCGAGGGCCTGTCGATCGGATGCAACATCGAGTTGCCATTCGAACAGATGGGCAACCCCTATTCCAACCTCTCGATCAACTTCCGGTACTTCTTCGTCCGCAAGACGATGTTCGTGAAGTACACCGAGGGGTTTGTGATCTTCCCCGGCGGATTCGGCACGCTCGACGAGCTGTTTGAAGCCCTGACGCTGGTGCAGACGACGAAAATCAACCGATTCCCGATCATTCTGTACGATTCGAACTACTGGCGAGGGATGCTCGACTGGGTTGAGCAAACGATGCTTCCGGCGGGAATGATCTCTCCCGAAGACCTGAAGCTCTTGATCGTGACCGACTCGCTCGACGAGGTCTGCGCCACGCTGGTCGATTGCTACAGCAAACGCTGCGGGGAAAGCAAAAAGCGAGCGGAGGGGGCCAGGCTCGACGCCGAGTCCTCGGAATCCCCGACGACGGCTCAGGCGTCGAGCAAGGCGGATGGCCAGTAA
- a CDS encoding Ig domain-containing protein: MRRGRRGGHGVLEFGGSGEDSFVAVVVTKLTGALLFILLLSMVIMALIPRAVDSTGATAGSSGKEPEPLAIVTPERLPEAIVGRPYELALAATGGSGTLRWMIDGPIPEGLTFDPEQGLIRGTPESGTPGPVSVRVRVTDGRRSDGRALSMVVYQPDGPLSLPTPLEATLGLPRLPWRAWGELGFGFLVLALVHLVAMNGVAAMQRQALARAPEGSGSGRFAWYRGIIRLATVSAVVALAGWLWMHRGMAEDRPNPQATMAVATAPDDRPQVSR; this comes from the coding sequence ATGCGTCGCGGACGTCGAGGCGGTCACGGGGTTCTGGAGTTCGGCGGCTCGGGCGAAGATTCGTTCGTGGCCGTAGTGGTCACGAAATTGACCGGCGCACTCCTGTTTATTCTACTCCTGTCAATGGTCATCATGGCCTTGATCCCCAGGGCTGTGGATTCGACCGGGGCGACAGCGGGATCGAGCGGAAAGGAGCCGGAACCGCTGGCGATCGTGACACCCGAGCGGCTTCCCGAGGCGATCGTAGGCCGGCCTTACGAGCTGGCCCTTGCGGCGACCGGGGGCAGCGGGACCTTGCGATGGATGATCGATGGCCCGATTCCCGAGGGCTTGACGTTCGATCCGGAACAGGGCCTGATTCGGGGGACGCCGGAATCGGGAACGCCCGGGCCAGTTTCGGTGCGTGTTCGGGTCACTGACGGTCGGCGCTCAGATGGGCGAGCGCTTTCGATGGTGGTCTATCAGCCCGACGGCCCGTTGAGCTTGCCGACCCCGCTGGAGGCGACGCTGGGGCTTCCTCGATTGCCGTGGCGGGCCTGGGGAGAGCTGGGGTTTGGCTTCCTGGTGCTGGCCCTGGTGCATCTGGTGGCGATGAACGGTGTGGCCGCGATGCAGCGGCAGGCCCTGGCAAGGGCTCCGGAAGGGTCGGGATCGGGGCGGTTCGCGTGGTATCGAGGCATCATTCGGCTGGCGACCGTCTCGGCGGTTGTGGCACTGGCCGGTTGGCTCTGGATGCACCGAGGAATGGCGGAGGATCGCCCCAATCCGCAGGCGACGATGGCCGTGGCGACGGCCCCGGATGATCGACCCCAGGTGTCCCGATAA
- a CDS encoding MotA/TolQ/ExbB proton channel family protein: protein MSRKTNDLAQGGSSASYGGALALLAVALAFPVGLMVFNPTLMFERGWHQYAGTAIYAWAVLMLVREWNRLRSDERAFADAPALLDRVRGGEAIAATDARLLPSRLRQLDGHARGQSAPTVGQLMELNREVSGLDQERTAARFTLTRYILYLLPVIGFIGTVEGISQALGNISIVLPMVKELDGFLGNLTGVTSALQVAFDSTLLALFLSAALMFVQTVIYRLAEDHLARVDAWVVEHALPSLGRAEGPDEALAPHLDRMREELIAALTDRLGEGFGPSVDRFAESVNTLPAALGELRRGAEAIGRLGDDLGAVGEANESIRRVLAAMARIEAALSDQPSVESQLEPIRRGVDRATVAVESLSDQWTAAFERSSRSTQEQLARTLASLKEALDLLHVSMEQGNALYRNIVRKMFEERAGGIGGGQDASKAA, encoded by the coding sequence ATGTCCCGCAAAACGAACGACCTGGCCCAAGGGGGATCGTCGGCGTCGTACGGAGGCGCCCTGGCCCTGCTGGCGGTGGCCCTGGCGTTCCCGGTGGGGTTGATGGTGTTCAACCCAACCTTGATGTTCGAGCGGGGCTGGCATCAATATGCCGGGACGGCGATCTATGCCTGGGCCGTCCTGATGCTCGTCCGGGAATGGAACCGCTTGCGCAGCGACGAACGGGCCTTTGCCGACGCTCCAGCGTTGCTCGATCGTGTCCGCGGTGGCGAGGCGATTGCCGCAACCGATGCTCGCTTGCTCCCGAGCCGATTGCGGCAGCTCGACGGCCACGCTCGAGGGCAGTCGGCACCCACCGTTGGCCAGTTGATGGAGCTGAACCGAGAAGTCTCGGGGCTGGACCAGGAGCGGACCGCCGCGCGGTTCACCTTGACGCGGTACATCCTGTACTTGCTGCCGGTCATCGGTTTTATCGGTACAGTCGAGGGGATCAGCCAGGCGCTCGGGAATATCAGCATCGTCTTGCCGATGGTCAAGGAGCTGGACGGCTTCCTCGGGAACCTGACGGGGGTGACGTCGGCCTTGCAGGTGGCGTTTGACAGTACGTTACTCGCCTTGTTCCTGAGCGCGGCGTTGATGTTCGTGCAAACGGTGATTTATCGCCTGGCCGAGGATCATCTGGCGAGGGTCGATGCCTGGGTCGTCGAGCATGCCTTGCCGAGCCTGGGCCGAGCGGAAGGGCCGGATGAAGCCCTTGCGCCGCATCTGGACCGGATGCGGGAGGAGTTGATCGCCGCGCTGACCGATCGGCTCGGCGAGGGGTTCGGGCCGTCGGTCGATCGGTTCGCCGAATCGGTCAACACGCTCCCGGCCGCGCTCGGTGAGCTGAGGCGAGGAGCCGAGGCAATCGGTCGGCTTGGGGATGATCTGGGGGCCGTCGGTGAGGCGAACGAGTCGATCCGCAGGGTCCTGGCGGCGATGGCTCGGATCGAGGCGGCACTCAGCGATCAACCGTCGGTCGAAAGTCAGCTCGAACCGATCCGGCGCGGGGTGGACCGGGCAACGGTAGCCGTCGAATCGCTCTCGGACCAGTGGACGGCGGCGTTCGAGCGGTCGAGTCGATCGACGCAGGAGCAACTGGCCCGGACCCTGGCAAGCCTGAAGGAAGCGCTCGATCTCCTGCACGTGAGCATGGAACAGGGGAACGCCCTGTACCGGAACATCGTCCGCAAGATGTTCGAGGAACGTGCGGGGGGGATCGGTGGCGGCCAGGATGCCTCGAAGGCGGCCTGA